One window of Psychrobacillus sp. FSL H8-0483 genomic DNA carries:
- the recQ gene encoding DNA helicase RecQ — MLENARQLLQEYFGYDSFREGQETIINYVLDNKPSLCVMPTGGGKSLCYQIPSLLLEGTTIVISPLISLMKDQVDTLLQAGIPATFINSTLTAEEVRETMEEVQNGQYRLLYIAPERLESPSFLNQLKKVKVPLIAVDEAHCISQWGHDFRPSYRAIHRLKEVFAVQPVVLALTATATPDVRADICRILQIEEDNTVITGFARSNLSFSVVLGQDKSRFLKDFIKKNTQEVGIIYAATRKTVDQLHELLTKAGVRAAKYHAGLPEAFRNKEQERFLTDEAQVMVATNAFGMGIDKSNVRYVIHYQLPKNMESYYQEAGRAGRDGMPSECVVLYASQDVQTQRFLVDQALDRDRIPQELEKLQGMVDYCHTENCLQQFIVTYFGEPNSEPCGQCVNCTDEREVQDVTKEVQMVLSCVVRMGQKFGKTITAQVLTGSQNKKVLDFGFTKLSTYGILKNKSLKEVSGLMEFMIAEGILLVNHGSLPTIYVSDAGKDVLLGKRQVMRKGVAVTKQIATNDPLFEGLRLLRKKIADEAGVPPFVIFSDKTLQDMCVKRPQTEEELLDIHGVGANKRDKYGKAFLEEIGRYSTV; from the coding sequence ATGTTAGAAAACGCACGTCAATTACTACAAGAATACTTTGGATATGATTCCTTTCGAGAAGGACAAGAAACGATTATTAACTATGTTTTAGACAACAAACCTAGTTTATGCGTGATGCCGACAGGTGGAGGGAAGTCTCTATGTTACCAGATTCCCTCCTTACTATTAGAGGGAACAACAATAGTTATTTCCCCGCTAATCTCACTGATGAAGGATCAAGTAGACACATTATTACAGGCGGGAATTCCAGCGACTTTTATTAATAGCACATTAACTGCGGAAGAAGTAAGAGAAACGATGGAAGAAGTGCAAAATGGTCAGTATCGCTTACTTTATATAGCCCCTGAACGATTAGAATCTCCAAGCTTTCTAAATCAATTAAAAAAGGTGAAAGTACCACTAATTGCTGTGGATGAAGCACACTGTATTTCCCAGTGGGGTCATGATTTCAGACCAAGCTACCGGGCAATTCATCGATTAAAAGAAGTATTTGCAGTACAACCAGTCGTTTTGGCATTAACTGCTACAGCCACACCTGATGTGAGAGCAGATATATGCAGAATACTTCAAATTGAAGAAGACAACACAGTTATTACTGGATTTGCTCGTTCCAATTTATCTTTTTCAGTTGTATTGGGACAAGATAAAAGTCGATTTCTGAAGGATTTTATTAAAAAGAATACGCAAGAAGTTGGAATCATTTATGCTGCTACAAGAAAGACCGTCGACCAATTGCATGAGTTGTTAACGAAGGCGGGAGTTCGTGCCGCAAAATATCACGCTGGTCTCCCAGAAGCGTTTCGAAATAAGGAGCAGGAGCGTTTTTTAACAGATGAAGCACAAGTAATGGTGGCAACGAATGCATTTGGTATGGGTATCGATAAATCCAATGTACGATATGTCATTCATTATCAGCTACCTAAGAATATGGAAAGTTATTATCAAGAGGCAGGAAGAGCTGGACGAGATGGTATGCCAAGTGAGTGTGTTGTCCTATATGCATCGCAGGATGTGCAAACACAACGTTTTCTAGTTGACCAAGCATTGGACCGTGATCGAATTCCGCAAGAGCTCGAAAAGCTACAAGGTATGGTTGATTATTGCCATACGGAAAATTGTTTGCAACAATTCATCGTTACTTATTTTGGAGAGCCCAATAGTGAACCATGTGGTCAGTGCGTAAATTGTACGGATGAAAGAGAAGTGCAGGATGTGACAAAGGAAGTGCAAATGGTGTTGTCTTGTGTTGTTCGGATGGGACAGAAGTTTGGAAAAACCATTACGGCTCAAGTGTTAACAGGTTCGCAAAATAAAAAAGTACTCGATTTTGGATTTACGAAACTATCAACGTATGGGATATTAAAAAATAAATCTTTAAAAGAAGTATCTGGTCTTATGGAGTTTATGATTGCAGAAGGGATATTACTAGTGAATCACGGGAGTTTACCGACCATCTATGTATCGGATGCAGGGAAGGATGTATTACTTGGGAAAAGACAAGTGATGCGTAAAGGAGTTGCCGTAACAAAACAAATTGCTACAAACGATCCGTTATTCGAAGGGTTAAGATTACTTCGGAAAAAAATTGCGGACGAAGCAGGTGTACCACCATTCGTTATTTTTTCAGACAAAACACTACAAGATATGTGTGTAAAGCGTCCGCAAACCGAAGAAGAATTATTAGATATACACGGTGTAGGTGCTAATAAACGAGATAAGTATGGAAAAGCTTTTCTCGAAGAAATTGGGCGTTATAGCACTGTGTAA
- a CDS encoding DUF2187 family protein, with protein MSFQRQPKEVSDFVAARAIDEKISFTRNDHEVQGTIFKILEQSVIVEISTEDAKKINVPSNLTVVSHKNYTVL; from the coding sequence ATGAGTTTCCAAAGACAACCAAAAGAAGTTTCAGACTTCGTAGCAGCAAGGGCAATTGATGAGAAGATCTCTTTTACACGTAATGATCACGAAGTGCAAGGTACTATATTCAAGATTTTAGAACAATCGGTTATTGTCGAAATATCTACAGAAGATGCAAAGAAAATTAATGTTCCTTCGAATCTAACTGTAGTATCCCATAAAAATTACACAGTGCTATAA
- a CDS encoding DEAD/DEAH box helicase, which produces MCIVHFKELELDEKILRAIEQLGYTEPTEVQQKVIPVALGKQDILVKSKTGSGKTASFATPLCELVDWEENKPQALVLTPTRELAVQVQEDITNIGRYKRIKGLALYGKSPFAKQKLALKQKTHIVVGTPGRVLDHIEKGSLDVSKIEYLVIDEADEMLNMGFLEQVESIIKLLPKERTTMLFSATLSDRIKKLSSKYMKQPVSIEIDSKIEEDAPNIEHVKYVVKDDQKLAFLEKLTIIENPDSCIIFCRTKERVDQLVDALDSKGYTADKIHGGMMQEDRFEVMDEFRRGDFRYLIATDVAARGIDIEEITHVVHYDVPLEQESYVHRTGRTGRAGRSGKSIMLATPHEDKFVKEIEAFIGFEIPTGAELSAEAVAKNRAAFDLKMQEQPELKKSKGEQLNADITKLYFNGGKKKKIRAVDFVGTLAKIDGVSADDIGIITIQDNVSYVEILNGKGPLVLKTMRNTTIKGKLLKVHIANK; this is translated from the coding sequence ATATGCATCGTGCATTTTAAAGAGTTAGAGTTAGATGAAAAAATATTACGTGCCATTGAACAATTAGGCTATACAGAGCCAACAGAAGTACAACAAAAGGTTATTCCAGTTGCCCTTGGGAAACAAGATATACTTGTGAAATCCAAAACAGGAAGCGGAAAAACAGCTTCGTTTGCTACTCCTCTTTGTGAGCTTGTCGACTGGGAAGAAAATAAGCCTCAAGCATTGGTATTAACACCAACAAGAGAATTAGCAGTTCAAGTACAAGAAGACATAACGAATATCGGTCGTTATAAGCGAATAAAAGGACTTGCTCTTTATGGGAAATCTCCTTTTGCTAAGCAAAAATTAGCATTAAAGCAAAAAACACATATCGTTGTTGGGACACCAGGACGTGTACTGGACCATATTGAAAAAGGATCGTTGGATGTATCTAAAATCGAGTATTTAGTTATTGATGAAGCAGACGAAATGTTAAACATGGGCTTTTTAGAGCAAGTAGAATCCATTATTAAGCTTCTTCCAAAAGAACGCACAACGATGCTATTTTCGGCAACTCTTTCAGATAGAATAAAAAAATTAAGTAGTAAGTATATGAAGCAACCAGTTTCAATTGAAATTGATTCGAAAATTGAAGAAGATGCCCCGAATATTGAGCATGTGAAGTATGTGGTGAAGGATGATCAAAAGCTTGCATTCCTTGAGAAGCTTACGATTATTGAAAATCCGGATAGCTGTATTATTTTCTGCCGTACGAAAGAACGTGTCGATCAGCTTGTCGATGCGCTTGATAGTAAAGGATATACTGCAGATAAAATACATGGCGGTATGATGCAGGAAGATCGTTTTGAAGTAATGGATGAATTTAGAAGAGGCGATTTCCGCTATTTAATTGCAACGGATGTAGCTGCTCGTGGTATTGATATTGAAGAGATTACGCACGTTGTACACTATGATGTTCCACTTGAGCAAGAAAGCTATGTGCATCGTACAGGTAGAACAGGCCGTGCAGGACGAAGTGGTAAATCAATCATGCTAGCTACACCGCATGAAGATAAATTTGTAAAAGAGATTGAAGCATTTATTGGCTTTGAGATTCCTACAGGTGCTGAATTATCTGCTGAAGCAGTAGCGAAAAATCGTGCTGCATTTGATTTGAAGATGCAGGAGCAGCCAGAATTGAAGAAATCAAAAGGTGAGCAATTAAATGCGGACATTACGAAATTATACTTTAATGGCGGCAAGAAAAAGAAAATTCGTGCAGTCGATTTCGTAGGAACTCTTGCGAAAATAGACGGAGTTTCCGCCGATGACATCGGTATTATCACCATTCAAGACAATGTCTCTTACGTAGAAATACTAAACGGCAAAGGTCCACTTGTTTTGAAAACAATGAGAAATACAACAATCAAAGGCAAACTACTAAAAGTGCATATTGCGAATAAATAA
- a CDS encoding AI-2E family transporter, translated as MTKKLWFQVGTAILLTLLIIFMFMKVKSLFSPIVIIGQTIFMPLLIGGVLFYLSQPLQKWLESRKFPRWASILSVFIAIGLLGWGFYALVGPPLTKQVNLLVKNTPEIVKEIEDFTTYTLSQKERIPEIPESLKKTIDGAIAKIDTIAVAAGGLLIKFIQNVFQGVFLLVLVPFFLVYMLKDHERFAPFVAQFFKGDKKIWIRKTLADIDDTLRAYIQGQLFVSFLVGLMLFTGYFAIGLEYALLLALFGMIMNVIPFLGPYIALVPALIMALIQEPKLAIYVAIIMLVSQQIESNFITPNVMGKSLDIHPLTVITIILAGGNIAGLWGIILGVPTYAIVKSILKNIYAQREEIKDTATKSV; from the coding sequence GTGACAAAGAAATTGTGGTTTCAAGTAGGGACAGCAATACTACTTACATTATTAATCATTTTTATGTTCATGAAAGTAAAAAGCTTATTTTCACCAATCGTGATTATAGGGCAAACAATTTTTATGCCTTTATTAATTGGGGGTGTGTTATTTTATTTATCACAACCACTTCAAAAATGGTTAGAGTCTAGGAAATTCCCAAGATGGGCTAGTATTTTATCAGTCTTCATTGCAATTGGTTTATTAGGTTGGGGATTTTATGCATTAGTCGGTCCACCACTTACAAAACAAGTAAACTTACTTGTGAAAAACACACCGGAAATTGTAAAAGAAATAGAGGATTTTACAACATATACGCTATCCCAAAAGGAGAGGATTCCTGAAATACCAGAATCCCTGAAAAAAACGATTGATGGAGCTATAGCAAAGATTGATACAATTGCGGTTGCAGCTGGTGGATTACTGATTAAGTTCATCCAAAATGTATTTCAAGGGGTATTTTTATTAGTACTAGTACCGTTCTTCCTGGTGTACATGCTGAAGGATCACGAACGATTTGCTCCTTTTGTCGCCCAGTTTTTTAAAGGGGATAAAAAAATATGGATTCGTAAAACATTAGCAGATATTGACGATACATTACGCGCATATATTCAAGGACAATTATTTGTCAGCTTTTTGGTAGGTCTCATGCTGTTCACCGGTTATTTTGCCATTGGACTTGAATATGCATTATTACTTGCTTTGTTCGGAATGATTATGAATGTAATTCCGTTTTTAGGACCATATATTGCACTCGTGCCCGCACTAATTATGGCTTTAATACAAGAGCCAAAACTTGCGATTTATGTGGCAATTATTATGCTTGTATCACAACAAATCGAAAGTAATTTCATCACACCAAATGTCATGGGAAAATCATTAGATATCCATCCACTAACCGTTATTACGATTATTTTAGCGGGAGGAAACATCGCTGGATTATGGGGAATCATTTTAGGTGTTCCAACCTATGCAATTGTAAAATCGATATTGAAAAATATTTATGCACAACGAGAAGAAATAAAGGATACTGCCACGAAATCAGTATAG
- a CDS encoding PH domain-containing protein yields MTFSSKRDGTFISLIIVAIGVVALATLWPVVFELFFTETPDVIAIWVMIVLFVLVTAFILWISFDIEYTFKEDYLFVRGGLFRSKIPYKDITKVNPTSNILIGYRILSSKDALEIQYKNAFLGSVIISPAKQDDFLKVLCQKAPHIHSVK; encoded by the coding sequence ATGACATTTAGTTCAAAAAGAGATGGTACTTTTATCAGTCTAATTATTGTTGCAATCGGTGTAGTAGCGTTAGCGACACTTTGGCCGGTTGTATTTGAATTATTTTTTACGGAGACACCTGACGTTATAGCTATTTGGGTGATGATTGTTCTATTTGTATTAGTGACAGCGTTCATTCTTTGGATTTCCTTCGATATTGAATATACTTTTAAGGAAGACTACTTATTTGTCCGAGGTGGATTATTCCGCAGTAAAATCCCGTATAAGGATATAACGAAAGTGAATCCAACATCAAATATCCTAATTGGCTACCGTATTCTTTCTTCTAAAGATGCCCTTGAGATTCAATATAAAAATGCATTTTTAGGAAGTGTTATTATATCACCTGCCAAGCAAGACGATTTTTTGAAAGTCTTATGTCAAAAAGCACCACATATCCATTCTGTTAAATGA
- a CDS encoding DnaJ family domain-containing protein yields the protein MDQDNFNKPTNDLIGDILRNYEKTGGMDNLKGQGKPLSEDYLSGDIFQHFQKIAKDAGFKPHWLKLQHEISDELKDIAEKYVNGLKSDLQFRVTKVNEKIIEYNKSCPPPMQKGTVRLETVEAASKRW from the coding sequence ATGGATCAAGACAATTTCAATAAACCAACAAATGATTTAATTGGAGACATCTTAAGAAATTATGAAAAGACTGGTGGAATGGATAATCTAAAAGGTCAAGGAAAACCCTTGTCAGAAGATTATTTATCCGGAGACATATTTCAACACTTCCAAAAGATTGCAAAAGATGCAGGCTTTAAACCACACTGGCTAAAGCTGCAGCATGAGATAAGCGATGAATTAAAAGACATAGCTGAAAAATACGTGAATGGTCTAAAGAGCGATTTGCAGTTTCGAGTAACGAAAGTGAATGAAAAAATTATAGAATACAATAAATCATGTCCACCCCCAATGCAAAAAGGGACTGTTCGCTTGGAAACAGTCGAAGCAGCGAGCAAAAGGTGGTAA
- a CDS encoding DUF3243 domain-containing protein, translated as MGNNIDDRVEAKLGSISSEEKEEILKNFSTFKSYLSGKVAAGEKMGLSEEVLAKATEKVAGYLANHEEPRNREEHLLQQLWKNGDKEQQHALSHMLLKLVKND; from the coding sequence TTGGGAAATAATATAGATGACCGCGTAGAAGCAAAGTTAGGCAGTATTAGCTCAGAGGAAAAAGAAGAAATTCTTAAAAATTTTTCTACCTTCAAGTCATATTTATCTGGAAAAGTGGCTGCAGGGGAAAAAATGGGATTAAGTGAAGAAGTATTAGCAAAAGCCACTGAAAAAGTAGCTGGATATTTAGCAAATCATGAAGAACCCCGAAATCGTGAAGAACACCTTCTGCAACAACTATGGAAAAATGGGGACAAAGAGCAACAGCACGCACTTAGCCATATGCTATTAAAGCTTGTTAAAAATGACTGA
- a CDS encoding malic enzyme-like NAD(P)-binding protein: MDLKAQALQMHRSYKGKMEMISKVPMDSMVDLSLAYSPGVAEPCIEIKNNPSTVYEYTMKGNLVGVVTDGTAVLGLGDIGPEAALPVMEGKAILLKRFANVDAFPICLDTKNVDEIVQIVKALSPTFGAINLEDISAPRCFEIEDRLRQELDIPVFHDDQHGTAIVVGAGLQNAVKLVNKEIPFLKVVINGAGAAGMAILRVLQQLGYQQIIMCDSTGIIYKGREKGMNSVKDSIASTTNPLGLKGTLKDAMDGADIFIGVSVANLLTKDMIDAMNEDPIVFALANPTPEIAYELAKEWGIKVIATGRSDYPNQVNNVLAFPGIFRGALDVRATDINEEMKLAAVQAIASLIEDNELREDYIIPDAFDERVVNVVAQAVKDAAIDSGVSVLFQPALKQS, encoded by the coding sequence ATGGATTTAAAGGCACAAGCGCTACAAATGCATCGAAGTTACAAAGGAAAAATGGAGATGATTTCTAAGGTTCCAATGGATAGTATGGTGGATTTGAGCTTAGCTTATTCCCCTGGAGTAGCAGAGCCTTGCATCGAAATAAAAAACAATCCTTCTACCGTTTACGAGTATACTATGAAAGGCAATTTAGTTGGAGTTGTAACAGATGGAACAGCCGTATTAGGACTAGGTGATATTGGACCAGAAGCAGCTCTACCTGTTATGGAAGGGAAGGCAATTTTATTAAAACGATTTGCAAATGTCGATGCTTTTCCAATTTGTCTAGATACAAAAAATGTGGATGAGATTGTGCAAATCGTAAAGGCATTAAGTCCAACATTTGGAGCGATTAATCTAGAAGATATCTCTGCCCCACGTTGCTTTGAAATAGAAGACCGTCTTCGTCAGGAGTTAGATATACCGGTATTTCATGACGACCAACACGGTACAGCTATTGTAGTTGGTGCAGGTCTTCAAAATGCAGTGAAACTTGTTAATAAAGAAATTCCTTTTTTGAAAGTTGTAATAAACGGTGCTGGTGCAGCAGGGATGGCTATTTTAAGAGTTCTCCAACAACTTGGGTATCAACAAATAATAATGTGTGATTCGACAGGGATTATTTATAAAGGTCGAGAAAAAGGAATGAATTCAGTTAAAGATTCCATTGCTAGCACGACGAATCCTCTCGGTTTAAAGGGAACATTAAAAGATGCAATGGATGGGGCAGATATATTCATCGGTGTTTCCGTTGCAAATCTTTTAACAAAAGATATGATTGATGCGATGAATGAGGATCCAATTGTTTTTGCTTTAGCAAATCCAACACCGGAAATTGCCTATGAATTAGCGAAAGAGTGGGGCATTAAGGTTATTGCGACAGGACGTTCTGATTATCCGAACCAAGTGAATAATGTTTTAGCGTTCCCAGGTATTTTTAGAGGTGCACTAGACGTTAGAGCAACAGATATTAACGAAGAAATGAAGCTAGCAGCCGTGCAAGCAATAGCTTCCCTTATTGAAGATAACGAATTACGAGAGGATTACATCATTCCGGATGCATTTGATGAAAGAGTAGTGAATGTGGTTGCGCAAGCAGTTAAAGATGCTGCAATCGATTCAGGAGTTTCTGTTTTATTTCAACCGGCATTAAAACAATCGTAA
- a CDS encoding DUF6054 family protein: MDVREFYVSLSPKAAIDIFQNSLIQGSISGAVVDVYERVVGEHQVVVCVLEKYYMRSSNRTSLTITIDNLESKTKVHAVASGGGQGVFLRFDWGAGGNFVNTVEKVLGKYMI; the protein is encoded by the coding sequence ATGGATGTACGTGAATTTTATGTTTCATTATCACCAAAAGCCGCGATAGACATTTTCCAAAATTCTTTAATTCAAGGGAGTATTTCAGGGGCAGTTGTAGATGTATATGAGCGTGTAGTTGGAGAGCATCAAGTGGTTGTATGTGTTCTAGAAAAGTACTATATGCGATCAAGCAATCGTACTTCATTAACTATCACAATTGATAATTTGGAGAGTAAAACGAAAGTGCACGCTGTTGCTTCAGGTGGAGGACAGGGGGTATTTCTTCGCTTTGATTGGGGAGCGGGAGGAAATTTTGTAAATACTGTGGAAAAGGTTTTAGGGAAATATATGATATAA
- a CDS encoding multidrug resistance efflux transporter family protein, whose translation MREILLGILASLFFAVTFILNRSMEISGGSWLWSSSLRFFFMVPFLFIIVSYRKGLSSTFKELKTAPTQWLLWSFVGFVLFYAPLTFAAGYGPGWLISGMWQFTIVAGVLLAPLFSIKVKNRIIKQRIPIVSLFISLVILIGIILIQIPNTQAISLSMILLGILPVIVAAFSYPLGNRKMMGHLDGRLDTFQRVLGMTIASMPAWILLAIYAIFTVGLPSIEQIVQSLIVAVSSGVIATILFFMATDRVRGHQGKLAAVEATQSTEIIFVIIGEMVLLHVPLPEPIALVGLSVIILGMFLHSYYTKILNTKSSVLKSKENT comes from the coding sequence TTGCGTGAAATATTACTTGGTATTTTAGCGTCTTTATTTTTTGCAGTAACCTTTATACTAAATCGTTCGATGGAAATATCCGGAGGAAGTTGGCTTTGGAGCTCTTCCCTCCGTTTCTTTTTTATGGTGCCATTTTTGTTTATTATCGTATCTTATCGAAAAGGTCTATCTTCCACATTTAAAGAGTTAAAAACTGCTCCGACGCAGTGGCTGTTATGGAGCTTTGTTGGTTTCGTATTGTTCTATGCTCCACTAACGTTTGCAGCAGGCTATGGGCCAGGCTGGTTGATATCTGGAATGTGGCAATTTACAATTGTGGCCGGTGTCCTTCTAGCACCACTATTTTCTATAAAGGTGAAGAATCGAATTATTAAACAAAGAATTCCAATCGTCTCTCTTTTCATCTCATTAGTTATTTTAATAGGTATTATCCTCATTCAGATTCCTAATACGCAAGCTATTTCGTTAAGTATGATCCTTCTTGGAATTTTACCCGTTATAGTAGCGGCATTTTCTTATCCATTAGGGAATAGGAAGATGATGGGGCATTTAGACGGTCGACTGGATACATTTCAACGGGTTTTAGGTATGACAATCGCTTCCATGCCCGCTTGGATCTTATTAGCGATTTACGCAATATTCACGGTAGGTTTGCCTTCAATAGAGCAAATTGTTCAATCTCTAATTGTTGCTGTCAGTTCGGGTGTTATTGCAACGATTTTGTTCTTTATGGCAACTGATCGTGTTCGTGGTCATCAAGGAAAATTAGCGGCTGTAGAAGCAACACAGTCCACTGAAATCATTTTCGTTATTATTGGAGAAATGGTGTTGCTCCATGTTCCGTTACCAGAACCAATTGCTCTAGTTGGACTTAGCGTTATTATTTTGGGTATGTTTTTACATAGCTACTATACGAAAATATTAAATACGAAATCATCGGTATTAAAATCAAAAGAAAATACGTAA
- the pepT gene encoding peptidase T — translation MKETLIERLTRYAKIDTQSDASSSSCPSTEGQWDLLHLLEKELAELGLEEITLDENGYLFATLPSNTDKDLPTIGFLAHVDTATDYTGKNVNPQRIDKYDGQDINLNASTVMTVKDFPELNNYVGHTLITTDGTTLLGADDKAGIAIILTAMEYFIQNPEVKHGKIRVAFNPDEEIGRGPHKFDVEKFGAKFAYTLDGGPLGELQYESFNAAGAKVVTNGTSVHPGSAKGKMVNAITLATKFQSHMPTDAVPEKTEAYEGFIHLMNINGDVEKTELSYIIRDHDREKFEAKKQLFLDTAEKIKAEYGDAAISVELNDQYYNMGEKITPVMKIVDVARDVMVSLDIEPLIIPVRGGTDGSQLSYMGMPTPNVFTGGENYHGKYEFISVDVMEKATEVVKGIIQAFEKQA, via the coding sequence ATGAAAGAAACATTAATCGAGCGCTTAACACGCTATGCAAAAATAGATACACAATCTGACGCTTCTAGCTCGTCTTGCCCATCTACTGAAGGTCAATGGGATTTGCTTCATCTTTTAGAAAAAGAACTTGCAGAATTAGGTTTGGAGGAAATTACTTTAGATGAAAACGGGTATTTGTTTGCTACTTTACCTTCTAATACAGACAAAGATCTTCCGACAATCGGTTTCTTAGCACATGTTGATACGGCGACAGATTACACAGGGAAAAACGTAAACCCTCAGCGTATCGATAAATACGATGGCCAAGATATCAACTTGAACGCAAGCACAGTTATGACTGTAAAGGATTTCCCTGAGCTTAACAATTATGTTGGACATACACTTATTACAACTGATGGTACTACCCTTTTAGGTGCCGATGATAAAGCAGGTATTGCAATCATTTTGACCGCAATGGAATATTTCATTCAAAATCCAGAAGTAAAACACGGAAAAATCCGTGTTGCCTTTAATCCTGATGAAGAAATTGGCCGTGGACCTCATAAATTCGACGTGGAGAAATTCGGAGCAAAATTCGCTTATACATTGGACGGTGGCCCTCTTGGTGAATTGCAATACGAAAGCTTCAATGCAGCTGGTGCAAAAGTTGTAACAAATGGCACAAGTGTGCACCCTGGTTCTGCAAAAGGGAAAATGGTAAACGCGATTACCCTGGCGACTAAGTTCCAATCACATATGCCAACAGATGCTGTTCCCGAAAAAACAGAAGCTTATGAAGGATTTATCCATTTAATGAATATTAATGGGGATGTTGAAAAAACCGAACTTAGCTATATAATCCGTGATCATGACCGCGAAAAATTTGAAGCGAAAAAGCAATTGTTCTTAGATACTGCAGAGAAAATTAAAGCAGAATACGGAGATGCTGCTATTTCAGTTGAATTAAACGATCAATATTACAATATGGGTGAAAAAATTACCCCTGTTATGAAAATTGTAGATGTAGCGAGAGATGTGATGGTTTCATTAGATATCGAACCTCTCATTATTCCAGTTCGTGGTGGTACAGATGGATCTCAACTTTCTTATATGGGAATGCCTACTCCAAACGTGTTTACAGGTGGAGAAAATTATCACGGAAAATATGAATTTATATCAGTGGATGTTATGGAGAAAGCAACAGAAGTAGTAAAAGGTATTATTCAAGCGTTTGAAAAACAAGCGTAA
- a CDS encoding lysoplasmalogenase: MWSKIISVFIAVMGIVYIFFIPEDPVSTKIIFKLIPMLLILLFAFLQPAGEPKKYKMLILIGLFICMLADGLIYWFIIGLITFLIGHIWYIFAFRQIKAIPIPKWAAVMLLAYGVAMGIWIAGTVWSQGEYILTVAVVIYMLVILTMGWNAFQTANKFAIIGAILFIFSDSVLAINKFIIDIPFSDAFIMIPYYGAQFLFAFSIYAHYSASRKNLLK; the protein is encoded by the coding sequence ATGTGGAGTAAAATTATTTCGGTTTTCATTGCGGTTATGGGAATTGTTTATATATTCTTCATACCAGAAGATCCTGTATCTACTAAAATTATTTTTAAACTAATTCCAATGCTACTAATTTTATTGTTTGCTTTTTTGCAACCTGCTGGAGAGCCCAAAAAGTATAAAATGCTCATACTCATTGGGCTATTTATATGTATGCTTGCGGATGGATTAATTTATTGGTTTATTATTGGTCTTATTACATTTTTAATCGGGCACATTTGGTATATTTTCGCTTTTAGACAAATAAAAGCAATACCTATTCCGAAATGGGCTGCTGTAATGTTGCTTGCGTATGGAGTTGCAATGGGCATCTGGATTGCAGGTACTGTATGGTCACAAGGTGAATATATTTTAACTGTTGCAGTAGTTATCTATATGCTCGTTATTTTAACGATGGGTTGGAATGCTTTTCAAACGGCTAATAAATTTGCTATCATTGGGGCAATTTTATTTATTTTCTCGGACTCTGTACTTGCGATTAATAAATTTATTATTGATATTCCCTTTTCGGACGCCTTTATTATGATTCCCTATTATGGAGCACAATTTTTATTTGCTTTTAGTATCTATGCTCATTATTCCGCATCCCGAAAGAATCTGCTAAAATAA
- a CDS encoding RDD family protein produces the protein MTNPAGFWIRFFAGIFDSLIIGIPLSIISYLLVGDWEETPITSFGNMLYSLIVPVLWYGYTVGKRILGIRIVKVDGTKPGFGTMILRVIVAGFIYVCTLGIGVIVSAFMVGLREDKRAIHDFIAGTYVTSNPPEY, from the coding sequence ATGACAAACCCGGCTGGATTTTGGATACGTTTTTTCGCAGGTATCTTTGATAGTTTAATTATTGGTATTCCACTTTCAATTATTAGCTACCTACTCGTTGGGGATTGGGAGGAAACTCCCATTACAAGCTTTGGGAACATGCTCTACTCATTAATTGTTCCTGTTTTATGGTATGGATATACAGTCGGAAAGAGAATATTGGGTATTCGAATTGTGAAAGTAGATGGCACAAAACCTGGCTTTGGAACAATGATTTTACGAGTTATTGTTGCTGGTTTTATATATGTGTGCACTTTAGGAATAGGCGTTATCGTGAGTGCTTTTATGGTAGGACTACGAGAAGACAAACGTGCAATTCATGATTTTATCGCAGGAACGTATGTAACTAGTAATCCCCCAGAATATTAA